The region TCTAAAAGATTGTGATAGACTACTACATCGTGTTTgggacacctgttgtagttcatccctttAACTGACCACATAGATCgaaaagattgaaaatatattagttacaGTTAGTTGTAGTATAAAGGCTAATAAATTAGAATATTAAAtataaacttactttgttgcataGGAGAATGTGAATGACTTCTCGTTGACCGGGGTGAGTGACGGaagtcttgaccaaccccatgcttgtagaAAATAGGTGCAAGAATAAAACGTACAAgtattttttggcatttttacacaacAAACTATATAGATGTGACAAAACAGTTGAATCCCAACTATATGTGCCTACCTTATTTATGTTTTGTAACAACggcaaatatataatatttatcgtattaccagtactttcaggaaataaaaaattaccaaatagaatcataatataacaccgagttttaattatcttttcatactcggTAGACTCTTAGTTTAATGTTATACTTgaataatattgtttaagatgTTTCAAGTGTCTCAGTTTGTTGATTCGTCACAAGTGTTTTATGAAACTGATAACGACGAACAATCTGAAGTCGATGTTGTTGAcaaggaagaagaagaagtcgagttattggttgatgaaatggtgaatgatgatgaagaagaagaagaataagagtcattaccagctagtcatgtatattgtccatGTTAACACATGGCCTGCTTGAACTTGGGTACAAATGAACCTTCGTTagatatattttacaatccttatgtgcaaattcaaggatcattgaaagaaGGAGACAAATTTCGCACAAAAGAAGACTGCGTCAGAGCcattaaaaagtatcacatggaATTATCAATTGATTATAGGGTTGATGGAACTAATGCAACGAGGTATAATATTTCTTGTCGAAATAAGCTCTGCCTGTTCCGGTTGTCAGCATCTTACGGAAAGAGGAATGATTCTTGGGAGATAGGTTTTGTGGGTCCAATTCACGCATGATTATTCACAAACCCAATGCAAGACCATCGCAAACTCAACTCTAagttaatatgcgatgaaattttatctgtcattagcgacaatccgtcattaaaggtgagtacaataatctcacATATTGTAACACAATACAACTATACTCCATAATACAGGAAGGCATGGATAGTTATGATTAAGGCagttgaaaaagtgtttggcaattgggatGAGTCATACAAACAACTTAAAAAATACTTGGTGACTCTTAAACATTATGCTACAGGGACTATTGTCAATTTGGAAATATTATCGGCGTATACCCCAGACAGGACTTGTGCTATtggtaatggaatattccaccgactcttctgggcgtatcaaccatgcatcaaaggttttgctttctgtaatcctattatacaaattgatggtacatggttgtacgagaaatataaaggaacactactgatggcagtggcacaagatggcaacatcaacatttttccaatcgcctttgtcctagttgaaggggagactgtcggaggatggagttttttcctaaaaaatattcgattgcacgttgctcctcagcataacttatgtttgatctcagaCTGGCACCCTTCAATAGTGAGTGCCTACAAAAACAGTGATAATGGATGGTAGGATCCTTCTTTgacgcatgtctactgcattagacatatcgctcaaaatttcatgcgagaaatcaaagacaaaatattgcggaagaaggttgtcaatgcagggtatacattaacagaaccttctttcaaacactgCCGCGAAGAAATCTGATTGTCAAACGCAAATGCATTAAGGTGGATCAACAATATTCCATcggagaagtggactagggcatacgacaatGGTCAACAATAGGaccacatgacaacaaatcttatggaatcaatgaactctatATCCAAACGCATCTGAAACCTATCTATAATCGCTTTAGTGCAAGCAACCTATTTCAGGATATGGGTGTTGTTTGAGACCAGGCGTTCAtaatggagttcagtgttacaatctGGGCAGTTTTttagtgatgcttcaatgaaattcattaaagaggaagttgtcaaagctaacacacatgtggtcactgtgtttgaccgtactaaaaGTTGGTATAGTGTTGCTGAGTAaatggatcacaatgaaggcattCTGAGGGAACACTatcgagtggaactagatagaggttggtgcgactgcggaaagttccaatCCTTTCGTATGCtctgctcccatgtcatagcggcatgttcaaaggttcgacgtgATCCTTCCAACTTACTATCCGACGTTTTCAAAGTCATAAGCCTTtgcaatgtttacaaaattagcttttcagtggaagcaaaagaggattattggcctgCATATCAAGAGGATATTCTCTGGCATAATGAAATAATACGAAGAAAGAAAAATGGTCACCCAAATAGAACCtgtattcgaaccgaaatggatacggcgaacaaaatggttagattatgtagttcatgtcgtcagccCGGTCATAATCGTATTAACGGTCTcagtgttggaacaagcacaacaagataattttaattgtaactcttttgctttatatttaaaacaacattcatttcatgtgataactttgtgaggaaataccatcacaaacaaatacaacacataaacaacaacacaagaaACTACGACAAATAAAATATCATCACTAACAAATACAACAtataaacaacataactatgtgattacaaccatcaaaacaattttgtgaGGAGTATACACCATCCTATGAACGTCTTTGTCGGTTTTAATATTCACCCAGaaacgaacttctccattttAGTTGAACGTCGTATCAAGCCATTGAAATCTTCTGATCCTTTCATCATCTGCAAAGTTTTCGTCTAACCAACGGTTCAAGGTCTTTCTAAGATGTTCGGACGTATCTACATTACAAAGTCGGATCTTCATCAGAGGCTGCATTGCTGAAAAGATCAAATCggcatttctcttgtgaatatatgGACACAAGTATGAATATACAAACATTTTAaagaaaattgaaggagattgaagaaTAATGGAAGGAGGGtaagaagttgtgtgaaaaattatgggAGAAATTTTGTATTTATAGATGAGCGCACATGCATGCGCCATTGCATGTGACGCCTTCACATGCATGGCCCAATGCATGCGCCCGAGCCATTGACGCCTCCTATTCATTGGAAATTAGATGCACCAGTTGGACTGGCGCATACGTAATGAAAGGTGGTTATTTCattaattattttgaaaaataggttattttggaatttaaattcaaaaaatatggtaatttaaaaaaaatctcaataTCATACTCGATAGGAGTATTCATATTATACTTGTGCTTTCATATTTATTACCTCAAGAGTGTGAATCTTGAAGATAGAATAGCACAATATTATTGCATGTTATGAATTATTGTGTCTTTTCAATATTGATCTAAACATTAAATTATGATGCTTCTTGATATTAAAAGAATAATATACGTCTTAGTATAATAGAATAAGACTTCTTAGAGTTATTGTGTATTTTGACGTCTTCTTTAGAATATGTCATTTTATAATGCATGCAAGAATATATgataatataaaaataataatttaattttttttaaaattattagATTGTGTACTCATGCACTACCATTAATCCAACATGATAAGGATTTATCCGAGGTCACAAGTATTAAATACTCTGATTATATAATGAGATACTAATTTTATATTTAGTGCAAAACTATACAAAAAACTGATTGTATAATTATTATCATCGGAGTTTTACAAACTCAACCACATAAAAgaatatattattatttaaataatttcACATGAAAGAATAAGATGGTCATATAAAAGATTTACCATTATTTGAAATATAATATAGGATTATATACAACATTTTATTAACTCACTCAAAATCTAAATTCAAATGCTACAAATATAACTACACATTTGAAAAATATATTATGTTAACGCAACGGAAACACATGAGActttaatttaattattattgAGGATATAACACAAGTAATCGTAAATTTTCATCACTAACATAAGACTGTAATATCCTCGTCTCCatataataatattatattatataaataatatttatttctAAATTGTATGCAATTGACATGTTAAATTCTTTTActtattaaaaaataataattgagctaagattaatagtttttttaaaaatatttaaataaatattcaattaTTTCGTCTATCACACGATGGTCATGTCAAACAACGTTACACCAAAATGTTACGTCAATCGCTTATATAATACTTAGATAATTAAAATCTATTTtctaaaaaataaaatttaaaataaattattagattttattaaattaaaatattacaTGTTTTTAAAGAGAAATTCTTATTTATTGTAATCTCAAATAAGAATATCAATAGTAATAAATAAGAAATATAACAATAATGTATTAATATTGTGTCAACAACTTTTAATACGGATAGGTTACTCGACTTAtaatttacatcatcataaatCACAAGAAAATTGATCTAATGGGAATATAATTTGTCAAAATTTTATAAAATAAcatataatttaaaataattaaacTAACACCCCAATTTCTTAATGTTCACAACTGTAATCGGGAATAGATTGGAATCACTTGATGCCAGAACTGACTTCTGAATCGGATTAGTCGACCAATGGATTGAATATTGGTGGTAAAAATTAGGGGGAAAAACCAATTAGTAGTAGTACTCTTTGGTCGAGGAAATTGAATTTTTTTAGAGAATTTAGAATTCCAAACAATTCAACTGATTCAATTGAAATtcttttaattttaaattcttttgTTTGTAAAGGGTAGTAAATTATTCATTGTCAAATTTTTGGGgttatttttataaattttaaaattaaaaaatatgaaCTAATTTGcaattttttaaaatttgaacaattttttataatttaaaaattattagggatttatttgtaatttttttaaaatttgtaGGTGAATTTAAATTTGTAAATATAAATACTATTTTGCAAAATCTAGAAAATTAATAACAAATGTATTTTGATCATTTATAGGTTTTAACTTTTGATCCTCCATTTTAAAAATCAAACTTTTTTTGTCCCTAATCCTTAAGATTTTGTTagtttttttaaattttgtaGACGTTTAAGTGATAAttagaaaaaaaaatattttttaatgaATTGACAATAATGATTAGAATAgtttattatttaatatttttatttaataaatcaaattaattaattaattaatttttttataaacatatttttaaattatttaatataaattaaaaaaaaaatctgGACTTGAGGCTCATTTCATTGAACTATCACTCTCGCCCATAAGTATTCAATTTGTTGTGCTTGTTTGAAGTATATAAACACTTAAAACATTTCCTAGAGAAAGTGATGTAGGAGTATTCTCAGCCATTCCAATATCAGACAAACTTGGAGGCACTCAACCATATTTCAATTATTCTACTATCTTTTCATTTCTGTTCATTAGCTTTGAGTTGAAACTTATCATGTTGTTGAATGTTCTAACTTGTCACTAACTGAGACTTTTAAGCTAAAGTTATCCATTTTACATTGTTATAATCAGCATATATACTTGAGATTAAATTCTAAACGTGACTTTAGAATCATTTTCTCGAACATTAGTTCATCAGTTTATTGTCATTAACAGTCATATCATGTTCATCAACATAATAACCTTTCAGAAAATGAGATGCAAAGAGTTTTATAGTTTAGTTTGAATTTGTTAACAACATTAAGTATGTTGTTCATCTAGAGATAAGAGGAGATTTAAAGCATTTGTACTTTAGTTGCACTTTAGAGGTCCCAAGTTGATTTAGTTGTAATTTTTTTTAGTGTTTATATAAGCTAATCTAAGATTTACTTAAAcaaatttaataaaaataattaattattaatttaaataaaacaattaaaaaaaattaacattAGTTAAGTTTATTCAAGTCACTGTTTGATTAATTTTATATAAAGAAAATTGCAAGACTCGATTAATTTTTCTAACTGTCCTAACAGTATATACTATACTTACCTAAATAGACAAAAAATTCCCCAAGAATAAACATACATCAATTAAGAAAACGGAGGGATTTTATTCTGTCATCAAGCATAAACTTTACATAATTAATAAGTATTAGTAAGAAGATAAGTCCTACTTTAATTTTGTTTAGTAAATTAACAAAGTGTCATTTTCAACTTTTTCAACTTTTTCAACTAGACTTGGTTCAGTTATCTCTCACCTAATTTCGTGGTGGAATTCACTTTGCTTTAGAAGCAAACAAAACTCTACTAGTGAAGAATTATTTAAAATCACATTTAGCTTTTTCCAATAATCAGATGCTTCCAAACAGCTTTTCTATGTAAACAACAATATCTAAATTCAACTTGCATTAAAATTTCTCCAAATACATGATACATTACAAACTTATATATCCCTTCCTTTTAAATGGTCCCACTTTCCACTTactcaaaaaaataaaaattaagaaaaagaagCCTCCACTACAAATATTTAATATTTTGGTTATACTTCACCAACCCCACCACAGATATTTGGTAGAAAAAAAAATCAATAGTCTTTGAAAATATTTGATTTTTCACCATGATAATGACATGACATGTTGGGCTCCTCCAGTTTTACATTTTATTGCTAGCAATGACAATTACTTCTATAGTTTGACAAAACTtgaacaaataaaataaaaagttgaATAATTAACCTTACGAAAATGGAGGAAGAAATTTATGTCAAGTTTGTGGTGAGATTTTTCTTTGTTAGCTAAGGGTAATGGTCTATGTGTGGTTGTTTGATTCAGGCTTGATGATTGAGGATGAGTCTGATTGAGGCATACGAAAAATTGCTGAGGCTAGAGATATAGGCATGATACAAAGTGCTTTTGATTGAAGAAGTTGCATAGCTGCACCAACATCTTCTTCCATAAGTTTAGCCACTTGTTGTTCGGTTCCGTCGTTCGACCACTTCGCCCAGGCTTGCTGGTTGGTGCCACCTTCTATGTCATCACCCTGCGGATAATAAAATTGTGTTAAAACATACGAAACATTGACACAGACACAAAACCATACGCGATTCTATATTAACACACGTAACACCAATAATAATAAGTGATTCAATATAAATATGGTGTCAATGTTGTATCCGTGCTTGACATAACGTGATAGACACCTAACACGCCTTGAAATAGTGTCTATGGTCAGTAGAGATGATTGAAAGAATATGGAGTAATAATTTTATTCATGAATCGAAGTAACAATGGTTGAATCTCAGTGGATTGTGTCAGCAAGGTAAGCATCATTTTAAAATATTATGTTTGAGGTTTTTATTTTAGTTATCACCTCGACAGCGGAAACAGGAACATCAGCTACAAGTTGAGCAACTGCACCGGCTCCACCAAGTCTACTCATGCTCAAGACCTGTATGAACATATCATAAAAGTTAAATGAAATATAAATTCAGATAGTTTCATTTATTTACTTAAGATTTAAGTTACTAcaaagaaaatcaaacaagaaGGATCATCACACATACCTTAACTTGGAGCCTAAGGAACTTCACATAATCAACAATTTCATCCAGCATAGCCGCTTTGTCCGTCTAAAACCACATTTTCATAATATTAAACATAAAAATGCAAATAGTGtgttcataaaaatattattGGCAAATGAAGTGACTGCATTGGAAAACCACAAACCTTGTTGATGCTGGGGACTAATTCCTGTAACGCCTTCATTCTTTCTGCGATTCTTTCACGACGCAACTGCATCCATTGAAATTTTATGTGAAATATGTAAGCATTGCATTAATAGGTTATACAATTGGTTAAAAATATCATGGTTTACCCGCTCAGCGATGCTGTGGGGGTCCGTGGCTTGGCCTCTTCTTGCTCGAACCCGAGGACGGATGCCAGGTGGTTGTGGCATGGCAGTAACAGAGGCTGGATTTGGTTGCTGGCTCTGAAAATGCTGCAATGTCATGGGATTATTAAGTAAGAAGTGTCTTAACAATATTGATAGATATTCTAATTATGCAAAATTACGATTACTATTTTATCAATAGAGTTTAGATTTTAAATTATTTGTAACGGCATAAAAGTATTGAATTGGTAAAACCCTGGAAAAATCTTCACGAATATTTGTGTTTTTTCCATGAAAGGAACTTTAAACTGAAGAATCATCACCGACAATTATGATTAAGAtttcaagaaaaagtaaaaatGTTGCACGCTTGCAAAATGTTCAGCCCTTACAAAAATAGACCCTGACATATAAATTAGGGTCCCAATGCCTACTGGTTTAGGCCAATATTACTTTTtgtttttttgtaattttttaatGCATATTACTACAATCAGTTAAAGTAATTTTCTAGAATACTATtcattttttataattatttttcttttttataacatttttaaatatttatttttttaagtttttaatgcagtaaataattaaatattttacATTAAACTAAGTAAAAATAACTTATTAcaaatataataattaaaaaaattaatgGAGTAATAATGTGAGAAGAAAACTAAAGAAAAGGCGTT is a window of Lathyrus oleraceus cultivar Zhongwan6 chromosome 6, CAAS_Psat_ZW6_1.0, whole genome shotgun sequence DNA encoding:
- the LOC127091806 gene encoding transcription factor LRL2, giving the protein MAGNCSEGLGDDFFEQILAVPESGVGYGRNTTGMEHVGGVLQLGSTAGRGGIMPLGLNLEQTHHGFLRHQDAATRFVDNVVDVETNITNTNNNNNHHHLRLHDINNNNTSSSSPSSTPGITDRDSMQHMRGLFSTFGQMHTPTHAQPVRPMLPSPTPQPQLHLHHQHQHQQQHFQSQQPNPASVTAMPQPPGIRPRVRARRGQATDPHSIAERLRRERIAERMKALQELVPSINKTDKAAMLDEIVDYVKFLRLQVKVLSMSRLGGAGAVAQLVADVPVSAVEGDDIEGGTNQQAWAKWSNDGTEQQVAKLMEEDVGAAMQLLQSKALCIMPISLASAIFRMPQSDSSSIIKPESNNHT